One window from the genome of Gambusia affinis linkage group LG14, SWU_Gaff_1.0, whole genome shotgun sequence encodes:
- the LOC122844058 gene encoding uncharacterized protein LOC122844058 yields the protein MIIAALFVQMRLPFHISASQVALLFLNLLCPIPHTVSTHPPFSAAFYPSQELESSLYDLSAPLQDPKVPKMPSDWLQDSLQILLEPEEVGGVWEEEQLLRDQREAVMDLPLSPFAADNSLEVMNYQEGGEGEEGWKRNDALTSMAGGLQAVSREKGGFGFRFGRKRRLEKKRRDGGVAEGVGKQRTRESRKRGFVTEVWD from the coding sequence ATGATTATTGCTGCTCTTTTTGTCCAGATGAGACTGCCTTTCCATATCAGTGCCTCACAGGTagccctcctcttcctcaacCTCCTCTGCCCAATCCCACACACAGTTTCCACGCATCCcccattttctgctgctttctatCCCAGTCAAGAGCTGGAATCCAGCCTGTATGACCTCAGTGCTCCACTGCAGGACCCCAAAGTCCCTAAAATGCCGTCTGACTGGCTTCAAGACTCTCTGCAAATTCTTCTAGAGCCTGAGGAAGTAGGTGGTGTCTGGGAAGAAGAGCAGCTGCTGAGAGACCAGAGAGAGGCCGTTATGGATCTGCCTCTCTCCCCATTCGCTGCTGATAACTCTCTAGAGGTCATGAACTATCAGGAGGGTGGAGAAGGTGAAGAAGGCTGGAAAAGAAATGACGCTCTTACATCCATGGCCGGAGGGCTTCAAGCAGTCAGCCGAGAGAAAGGAGGATTTGGTTTCCGCTTTGGGAGGAAGAGACgactggaaaagaaaaggagggacGGAGGAGTAGCTGAAGGAGTTGGAAAACAGAGGACAAGAGAAAGCAGAAAGAGAGGTTTCGTAACTGAAGTGTGGGATTAA
- the LOC122844154 gene encoding LIM/homeobox protein Awh-like has product MMSPDDQALEDLLYGSDLGDKPEVVQLAGGPTAVEENTASENVPTSVSIPEPIICAGCGEQVCDRFFLLAAGRVWHSICLRCSQCNCELQTHPSLFWRDGSIYCQQDYSRTFGGGQCARCLQPIPPTDLVMRSGELTFHPNCFSCQECDVKLMPGNLYCMQGPNLYCESHYNGDGGNLPLQDPSQSDLKEETGQNQVSGEGEESVSSPEPRVDDREVGGRTRRRTKRIRTCFRSEQLRALESYFAQKHNPDGKDWTCLAHKTGLPKRVLQVWFQNARAKLRRSLNSEDSQVNSPSAPPGAVALATTPSSLSCSSLDQSQPFPASTIDQLQLSLLTGSAIESSVSPILNQSCQMLQSPNIFLDYDPQSAFGCIPSLEPLQEFEVVEGRVEREIDAETFGPNYS; this is encoded by the exons ATGATGTCTCCAGACGACCAAGCCCTCGAGGACCTTTTGTATGGCAGCGACCTCGGTGACAAGCCGGAGGTGGTTCAGCTGGCCGGTGGCCCAACAGCAGTGGAGGAGAACACTgcttcagaaaat GTTCCAACAAGTGTGTCCATTCCAGAGCCAATCATATGTGCCGGATGTGGCGAGCAGGTATGTGATCGCTTCTTCCTGTTGGCTGCAGGGAGGGTATGGCACAGCATCTGCCTCCGCTGCAGCCAGTGCAACTGTGAGCTACAGACTCATCCTTCCCTCTTCTGGAGAGATGGAAGCATCTACTGCCAGCAGGATTACAGCAG AACTTTTGGAGGCGGCCAATGTGCTCGCTGCCTCCAGCCAATCCCACCCACTGATTTGGTCATGAGGTCTGGTGAGCTGACCTTTCATCCCAACTGTTTTTCCTGCCAG GAATGTGATGTAAAATTAATGCCAGGGAACCTGTACTGCATGCAGGGCCCAAACCTGTATTGTGAGTCACATTATAATGGTGATGGAGGCAATCTGCCACTGCAAGACCCCTCACAATCAGATCTAAAAGAag AGACGGGTCAAAACCAGGTGTCCGGTGAAGGGGAGGAGTCTGTCAGCAGTCCAGAGCCACGAGTGGACGACAGAGAGGTGGGTGGGCGGACGCGCAGACGGACCAAGCGAATCAGGACTTGTTTCCGCAGCGAGCAGCTCAGAGCACTTGAGTCATACTTTGCCCAGAAGCATAACCCTGACGGCAAAGACTGGACTTGCCTCGCTCATAAGACTGGTCTGCCTAAGAGAGTCCTGCAG GTGTGGTTTCAGAACGCTCGGGCCAAGCTGAGACGTTCCCTCAACTCTGAAGACTCCCAGGTCAACTCCCCTTCCGCTCCCCCTGGAGCTGTTGCCCTGGCAACCACCCCCTCATCACTTTCTTGCTCTTCGCTAGACCAATCGCAGCCTTTTCCCGCCAGCACCATCGACCAGCTGCAGTTGTCCTTGCTCACTGGTTCAGCCATTGAATCCTCTGTAAGCCCAATCCTAAATCAGTCATGCCAGATGTTACAAAGCCCCAACATTTTTCTGGATTATGATCCTCAGAGTGCATTTGGTTGCATCCCTTCTCTCGAGCCCCTTCAGGAGTTTGAGGTGGTAGAAGGAAGAGTAGAGAGAGAAATTGATGCTGAGACTTTTGGACCAAATTACAGTTAA